GTGCGTGGGCCAAAGGTCAGGAGCCGGTTATTCCACGATTACCGCCAGCCCCCGGGCAGAAGGCAAACCCGCGGATAGCGGAGGTCGATCCCTATGAGGTTGCGCTGATCGCCGCCATGCACCAGTTCGCCGAGCGGGGCGAGGTCGATCACCTGCGTGCGATGCTCGACAAGCACCCCAAATGGGTGAACGAGCGGCTCAAGTTTATCGGGAATCGAAAACCGAGCCACGGCGACCAGTGGGGGCTGCTCCACCGCGCGGCGATGCGCGGCCACCTCTCCACCGTCAAACTGCTCCTCGACAAAGGGGCCGACATTCAGGCGGACGGTGGTTCGGGGTGGACCCCGCTCCACTTCGCAGTCAGTGCCGAAAAAGAGGACGTCGTTCGCCTGCTCGTCGACAAAGGAGCTAACGTGAACGCCGCTACCCAATACCTCCCACCACAACGAATACCGTCGGGTCCGCCCAACGTGGCACC
This region of Gemmata massiliana genomic DNA includes:
- a CDS encoding ankyrin repeat domain-containing protein; translation: MHQFAERGEVDHLRAMLDKHPKWVNERLKFIGNRKPSHGDQWGLLHRAAMRGHLSTVKLLLDKGADIQADGGSGWTPLHFAVSAEKEDVVRLLVDKGANVNAATQYLPPQRIPSGPPNVAPEFSEQVPARTPLDIARGSKRDEIAKFLLSKGAKPANR